Proteins found in one Oncorhynchus mykiss isolate Arlee chromosome 3, USDA_OmykA_1.1, whole genome shotgun sequence genomic segment:
- the LOC110505387 gene encoding claudin-14, translated as MASMVVQLLGFFLGLLGLVVSVVATVLPHWRRTLYVGSNIITTTAYMKGLWMECVWHSTGIYQCEVHRSMLALPPDLQAARALMVLSCLTSTLAVLVSSTGMKCTRCARHSPTKHVLAISGGVCFLSAGMLCLITVCWTTNDVILDFYNPILPEGMKYEIGMAVYLGYVSACLSLMGGAVLCWNCEGRPGNALPLQLPRRHHPPPPPVFSTLNTPAPPYYPPAALNGNRTPSRTSVSSSGYRLNDYV; from the exons ATGGCCAGCATGGTGGTCCAGCTCTTGGGCTTCTTCCTGGGTCTGTTGGGGCTTGTAGTTAGTGTAGTTGCTACGGTGCTCCCCCATTGGCGGCGGACGTTATATGTGGGCTCTAACATCATCACAACCACTGCATACATGAAGGGGCTCTGGATGGAGTGTGTGTGGCACAGCACGGGCATCTACCAGTGTGAAGTACATCGCTCAATGCTGGCTCTGCCACCTGACCTGCAA gCAGCGCGGGCGTTGATGGTGCTATCCTGTCTGACCTCCACCCTGGCAGTCCTGGTGTCCTCTACAGGGATGAAGTGTACCCGCTGTGCCCGACACTCCCCCACCAAGCACGTCCTGGCGATCAGTGGAGGGGTCTGCTTCCTGTCTGCAGGCATGCTCTGCCTTATCACTGTCTGCTGGACAACCAATGATGTCATCCTCGACTTCTACAATCCCATCCTACCTGAAG GTATGAAGTATGAGATTGGCATGGCAGTGTATTTGGGCTATGTCTCGGCCTGTCTAAGTCTGATGGGAGGGGCGGTGCTCTGTTGGAACTGTGAGGGGCGGCCCGGGAACGCCCTCCCCCTCCAGCTACCTCGTCgtcaccaccctcctcctccccctgtcttcAGCACTTTAAACACCCCAGCACCCCCCTACTATCCCCCTGCCGCACTGAATGGCAACCGCACTCCCTCACGCACCTCAGTGTCCAGCAGTGGCTACAGACTCAACGACTATGTCTGA